One Desulfatiglans anilini DSM 4660 DNA window includes the following coding sequences:
- a CDS encoding AmpG family muropeptide MFS transporter encodes MPATLRTLFSGRMLVALIMGFSSGLPLLLTITVLQAWMKEEGVDLSVIGLMALVGIPYTVKFLWAPILDRFTLPFLGRRRGWLLIAQFALAAAIAGLGFTDPVEMPWMVAFAAFLVTFFSASQDIVIDAYRREDLSDEELGLGSSLYINGYRVGMLLASGGGLILADHLSFTAVYLIMAGCMLPGILTTLCAREPRVLEGAPRTLRDAVVEPLTDYFRRPQALWILAFILLYKIGDTMASAMTTPFYLDLGFTKTEIGAVVKLFGFWATIGGALLGGIAMLRLGINRALWVFGVLQAVSTAGFAALARIGPSIPALSGVIAFENLSGGMGTAAYAAFMASITNRRFTATQYALLSSLMGIPRVMASAPTGFMAEAFGWESFFIVCTLLAIPGMLLLVKFAPWGKALSHFG; translated from the coding sequence ATGCCTGCAACCCTTCGCACGCTTTTCAGCGGACGCATGCTCGTGGCCCTGATCATGGGCTTTTCGAGCGGCCTGCCCCTGCTCCTCACCATCACCGTCCTTCAGGCATGGATGAAAGAGGAAGGGGTCGATCTCTCGGTCATCGGCCTCATGGCCCTGGTCGGCATCCCTTACACGGTCAAATTCCTGTGGGCGCCGATCCTGGATCGCTTCACGCTTCCGTTTTTGGGCCGCCGGCGCGGCTGGCTCCTGATCGCGCAGTTCGCCCTGGCCGCCGCCATTGCGGGGCTCGGCTTTACCGATCCAGTTGAAATGCCCTGGATGGTCGCCTTCGCCGCATTCCTGGTGACGTTTTTCAGCGCCTCCCAGGATATCGTGATCGATGCCTACCGGCGCGAGGACCTCTCCGACGAGGAGCTCGGGCTCGGGTCTTCTCTTTACATCAACGGGTACCGGGTCGGCATGCTCCTCGCCTCCGGCGGCGGCCTGATCCTCGCGGACCACCTGTCTTTTACCGCCGTTTACCTGATCATGGCCGGATGCATGCTGCCGGGGATCCTGACGACGCTCTGCGCCCGTGAACCGCGGGTCCTGGAGGGCGCGCCGCGCACGCTGCGTGACGCGGTCGTGGAACCGCTGACAGATTACTTCAGACGCCCGCAGGCCTTGTGGATACTGGCCTTCATCCTTCTTTACAAGATCGGCGACACGATGGCCAGCGCCATGACAACCCCTTTCTACCTGGACCTGGGCTTCACCAAGACCGAGATCGGCGCCGTCGTAAAGCTTTTCGGCTTCTGGGCAACGATCGGTGGGGCCCTTCTTGGGGGCATCGCCATGCTCCGCCTCGGGATAAACCGCGCCCTTTGGGTTTTCGGGGTCCTCCAGGCCGTTTCGACCGCCGGATTTGCGGCCCTCGCGCGCATCGGCCCCAGCATTCCGGCCCTTTCAGGCGTCATCGCCTTCGAGAATCTCTCAGGCGGAATGGGAACCGCCGCCTATGCCGCCTTCATGGCCAGCATCACCAACCGCCGGTTTACAGCCACCCAATACGCCCTCCTGAGCAGCCTCATGGGCATTCCCCGCGTCATGGCATCGGCCCCCACGGGCTTTATGGCCGAGGCTTTCGGCTGGGAGAGCTTTTTCATCGTCTGCACGCTCCTTGCCATCCCCGGAATGCTGCTGCTGGTGAAATTCGCCCCGTGGGGGAAGGCGCTCTCCCATTTCGGCTGA